The proteins below are encoded in one region of Phaeodactylum tricornutum CCAP 1055/1 chromosome 3, complete sequence:
- a CDS encoding predicted protein: MSSVMGGVTNPFEDPHPSRSRRARRAPSTLPAASLTDEPPIWAARHVEWPIPAALSLSNYQKLVKASQQAGQQLGLHSSKDGAKNPTGTGSGTTTKSSAGRRFGSGSTDTSTDETDESNYYGIGGFMSRVLNTSQGNEAKGSDTLEDRTVNTASSSGSLPLRPPRPHCVAAANGWIVAALECPGQSSSQPILRLVSRWNVRRGGGLADQWIALPPPARGDGRIRHVLVDPTASHTLLSAANGELYYIHSNATPKRAVRKLLGFGPAVDGSPVDPVSFLTGIAATAVAHRRDDTSQQSIQKGLSQDTYVTAVAWDKDKGTEGSSKPILLGTSNGEIYEYAVVSPQREESSEDKILNSRMPILLHKLSTETDESSAAAVSGIYVERLRTGLLILVATSGRHQRTRFHTFYSPHSSSFPMVLADQVHTSLTELPGSIEFADLQVCADQFAMRTATGIYYGTVDRTLSSPSVLAGGSSMVMETGLLSYSEGIVPCVSLAVTPHHWVLLTEANEVRYVNRVAQKVIQKERVDLDNNSNSSTNESALGLGSLLMDIRRPDQVWLRKARSLVHISSSQEDRDVWKFTLQKCLTNASTATAIGLSSGDRQNQRKDTVNRSTSVLSDQEIAQEALFEQAKALCTNSAQKAVVTAVRAEYHLSQGRAELAAKYLAQCPSYIEPFADTAIRLALPKLGIDDPQGYGGSWKARASLESSNLPLITYLVDNMRIGKMNEDKMTCTMIGAWLAELYLHERSEPSLQALSSSGADSETAAQHKALLSQFLDANVDNMDAKTIMKILTSHDVEAAECATFATRSGDIATAVNAALSIGSKDNSGACAALKILNEAPFQDAEPLYYKHASIFMAQAPSAATESFLALYPAGLNPLRLLPYIMRYEKLRSELARTKKGLEAAKSQGSLDPSFARGNRHDVSMGSKTSNDGLETRSNTNSNQAPSFVDDSTVSANYLEGVISQGCQSTAVYNYLISLYSNFEDEEPLYKFLSSHVASSAAVIEATTKGFLSGEWTPPVAANQELSTALDLSYALRTILGTGRHFRSAIKLYLGLGMRQQAVELALKVDPSLAREIAQESTELEERKGLWLMIAKNAATDGSSRGGKDVVSRVVSVLRDCGPDVISIEDVLPFLPDFAQIDQIKDEICEALTSYSTKIDGFLREMNECDRTCDALRQDIARLRNHHMQVKADARCAFTNKPVVTSGEPFYVFPSGYVFLESALKREVMPYLNDKQRSRVSEVEHELKMTPRHNISRRNLLRAELDGLIAAECPLTGSIMVESIDRPFEEDL, encoded by the exons ATGAGCTCTGTGATGGGAGGCGTAACGAACCCGTTTGAGGATCCTCATCCTTCTCGTAGTCGACGGGCTCGCCGAGCCCCTAGTACACTTCCTGCGGCGTCTTTGACGGACGAACCCCCAATCTGGGCGGCACGGCACGTGGAATGGCCTATTCCAGCCGCGCTGTCGCTATCGAATTACCAAAAGCTAGTCAAAGCCAGTCAGCAAGCCGGACAACAGCTGGGCTTGCATTCCAGTAAGGATGGAGCAAAAAATCCTACCGGTACTGGCAGCGGGACTACTACTAAGTCGTCGGCGGggcgaagatttggaagcggAAGCACAGATACGTCCACTGATGAAACGGACGAATCCAACTACTACGGTATAGGTGGCTTTATGAGCCGCGTACTCAATACATCGCAGGGGAATGAGGCGAAAGGGTCAGACACGCTAGAGGACCGCACCGTCAACACCGcgtcttcttccgggtcCCTCCCTCTGCGTCCGCCGCGTCCCCATTGTGTGGCCGCTGCCAACGGATGGATCGTTGCGGCACTCGAGTGCCCCGGACAGTCGTCGTCCCAGCCAATTCTGCGTCTCGTATCACGGTGGAACGTCCGTCGCGGTGGGGGTCTTGCGGATCAGTGGATAGCGCTGCCTCCGCCCGCTCGTGGAGATGGCCGTATTCGCCATGTCCTGGTCGATCCTACGGCTTCCCATACCCTCTTGAGTGCTGCCAACGGTGAGCTCTATTACATTCATTCCAATGCCACGCCCAAACGTGCCGTTCGGAAGTTGCTAGGCTTTGGTCCGGCTGTTGACGGCAGTCCTGTTGATCCAGTTTCGTTCTTGACCGGCATTGCTGCAACTGCGGTTGCGCATCGACGGGACGACACGTCACAACAGTCGATCCAGAAAGGACTCTCACAGGATACATATGTGACAGCCGTGGCATGGGACAAAGATAAAGGTACGGAAGGTTCCTCCAAACCCATTTTGCTGGGCACTTCCAACGGAGAAATATATGAGTATGCCGTCGTATCGCCACAACGCGAGGAATCGTCCGAGGACAAGATCCTCAACTCCCGAATGCCGATTTTGTTGCACAAGCTTTCCACCGAAACGGATGAATCCAGTGCAGCGGCCGTCTCGGGTATTTACGTCGAACGCCTGCGCACTGGATTGCTCATCCTCGTTGCCACGTCGGGTCGACATCAACGCACGCGATTCCACACTTTTTATTCCCCACACAGTTCTAGTTTTCCAATGGTCTTGGCTGATCAAGTCCATACGTCCTTGACGGAATTGCCTGGCTCAATAGAATTTGCCGATTTACAGGTTTGCGCGGATCAATTTGCTATGCGAACGGCAACGGGGATATATTACGGTACGGTAGATCGCACTTTGAGCAGTCCGAGCGTATTGGCTGGTGGCAGTAGCATGGTCATGGAGACGGGGTTGTTGAGTTACTCCGAAGGAATTGTACCGTGCGTATCGCTTGCCGTGACACCACATCACTGGGTGTTGCTAACGGAAGCCAATGAGGTTCGATACGTTAACCGGGTTGCACAAAAGGTTATTCAAAAGGAACGCGTCGAtctcgacaacaacagtaactCTTCAACGAACGAGAGTGCACTCGGACTTGGATCCCTACTCATGGATATTCGGCGACCCGATCAAGTCTGGCTTCGTAAAGCTCGATCGCTCGTACACATTTCGTCGAGCCAAGAAGACCGGGACGTGTGGAAATTCACGTTACAAAAGTGCTTGACAAACGCCTCCACAGCGACTGCAATAGGTTTGTCTTCCGGCGACCGCCAGAATCAGCGCAAGGACACTGTCAATCGATCCACTTCGGTTTTGTCGGATCAAGAAATAGCTCAAGAAGCATTGTTTGAACAGGCCAAGGCGTTGTGCACCAACTCGGCGCAAAAGGCCGTAGTGACTGCTGTTCGCGCCGAGTACCACTTGTCGCAGGGAAGGGCGGAATTGGCGGCCAAGTACCTGGCGCAGTGCCCTTCCTATATCGAGCCATTCGCCGACACCGCCATTCGTCTTGCTCTGCCCAAGTTGGGCATCGATGATCCGCAAGGTTACGGCGGCTCTTGGAAAGCCCGCGCTAGTTTGGAATCAAGcaatcttcctctcattaCGTACTTGGTCGACAATATGAGGATTGGAAAGATGAACGAGGACAAAATGACATGCACCATGATTGGTGCCTGGCTTGCTGAGCTTTATCTACACGAGCGCAGTGAGCCGTCTTTGCAAGCTTTGTCTAGTAGCGGAGCAGATTCGGAGACAGCTGCGCAGCACAAAGCTCTGTTGTCACAATTTCTGGACGCCAACGTCGACAATATGGATGCGAAAACGATAATGAAAATTCTTACGTCTCACGATGTGGAGGCTGCAGAGTGTGCGACGTTTGCAACGAGGAGTGGTGACATTGCCACCGCCGTCAATGCAGCGCTAAGCATTGGTTCTAAAGACAAT AGTGGAGCCTGTGCTGCGTTGAAAATCTTGAACGAGGCTCCATTTCAAGATGCCGAGCCACTGTACTACAAACACGCTTCGATTTTTATGGCCCAGGCGCCCAGCGCGGCGACGGAGAGCTTTCTCGCTCTCTATCCAGCGGGCCTGAACCCTCTGCGGCTCTTACCTTATATCATGCGCTACGAAAAACTCCGCAGTGAATTGGCACGGACTAAAAAAGGCTTGGAAGCGGCCAAGAGCCAGGGATCTCTGGACCCTTCCTTCGCGAGAGGGAACAGACACGATGTCAGTATGGGATCGAAGACTTCGAACGACGGCCTTGAAACTCGAAGCAATACCAATAGCAATCAAGCACCGTCTTTCGTGGATGATTCCACTGTTTCCGCAAATTACTTGGAAGGAGTAATCAGCCAAGGTTGCCAGAGTACGGCTGTTTATAATTATTTGATTTCTTTGTACTCAAACTTCGAGGACGAGGAGCCGCTCTACAAGTTTCTTTCCTCACACGTTGCATCATCGGCGGCCGTGATTGAAGCCACAACCAAGGGCTTCCTTTCGGGAGAATGGACGCCTCCTGTTGCGGCGAATCAAGAACTCTCTACAGCTCTGGACCTGTCCTACGCGCTTAGGACAATTTTGGGAACTGGCCGGCACTTTCGATCAGCAATCAAGCTTTACTTGGGATTAGGTATGCGACAACAAGCTGTGGAACTTGCTCTTAAAGTAGACCCCTCCCTCGCTCGTGAAATTGCACAGGAAAGCACTGAACtagaagaaagaaaaggctTATGGTTAATGATTGCCAAGAATGCTGCAACCGATGGCAGTAGCAGGGGCGGGAAAGATGTTGTATCTCGTGTTGTGTCAGTGCTTCGTGATTGTGGCCCGGACGTCATTTCAATAGAAGACGTTTTACCCTTCCT CCCTGACTTTGCGCAAATCGATCAAATTAAAGATGAAATATGCGAGGCTTTGACATCTTATTCTACAAAGATTGATGGCTTTCTGAGAGAGATGAATGAGTGTGATAGGACGTGTGATGCTCTCCGGCAAGATATTGCACGGCTTCGGAATCATCACATGCAAGTGAAGGCTGATGCTCGTTGCGCGTTCACGAATAAGCCTGTAGTGACTTCTGGGGAACCATTCTATGTCTTTCCTTCCGGCTACGTTTTTCTCGAAAGTGCTTTAAAACGCGAGGTTATGCCATATCTGAACGACAAGCAACGTTCGCGAGTGTCCGAGGTTGAACACGAACTAAAGATGACTCCGAGACATAACATATCTCGTCGCAACCTCTTGCGCGCTGAACTCGACGGTTTGATTGCGGCCGAGTGTCCTCTAACGGGTTCAATTATGGTTGAAAGCATCGACAGACCATTTGAGGAGGACCTTTGA
- a CDS encoding predicted protein has protein sequence MSSSTSGTFAVRHVEKRRISTCRFADRVAEMSVDRYRQLVPSEYRQAQQACLATFVAHEADSDRLWVIALGVGTKFLTEAVLESEQRDNSVYGTRVRDCHAEALARRALLRYLALEIETLVAPSDTEPSNAELQPPVRLLENCRALGTTNPLFRIRHGITLHMYTSSAPCGNAVLKKFATFQREVFRDLPPEQWPSEPHPPMPGHAIPFGQFALLVKHDATAAIGRPSLTIDPSTSASVLVESGTAPLDGKLETNRSASSGKGWPAQTTTDWCPPGTSTVWKQAGSIHTCSDKLLRWNLLGLQGSLMSSYLSAPVFATTLTVGRKLSNVCCRRAVCCRAVTKTSQRKPSNSPTFPKIHHPAILGTAVYLDETGIVDMASSRQAEGQDVRFHSTRCWVWCASGMTAVECLDGSTGFLWPEDTTDCQQRNKDGQRTTSLVCTLVLTELLVQLRGRTSSDALGTTKAVPQSLPDLLALKQRVSPRHEQTKQNLLSRHPLLRQWKQRGSRCTT, from the coding sequence ATGAGTTCGTCGACAAGCGGGACGTTCGCCGTTCGTCACGTCGAGAAACGCCGAATCAGCACTTGTCGGTTTGCCGACCGGGTGGCCGAGATGTCGGTGGATCGCTACCGTCAGCTTGTCCCCAGCGAATACCGTCAAGCACAACAAGCCTGCCTCGCCACGTTCGTGGCGCATGAAGCTGATTCCGATCGACTCTGGGTGATTGCACTCGGAGTGGGTACCAAATTTTTGACCGAAGCTGTACTAGAATCAGAGCAACGCGACAACTCTGTATACGGAACGCGTGTTCGAGATTGCCACGCCGAAGCTCTCGCGCGTCGTGCTCTTTTGCGATATCTGGCACTGGAAATAGAAACATTGGTCGCTCCATCCGACACGGAACCGTCGAATGCCGAACTACAGCCTCCCGTCCGCTTGTTGGAAAATTGCCGTGCTCTTGGTACCACCAATCCGCTATTTCGGATCCGCCACGGAATAACGTTGCACATGTACACATCATCTGCTCCCTGTGGCAACGCCGTTTTGAAAAAGTTTGCTACATTTCAGCGTGAAGTCTTTCGCGACTTGCCTCCCGAACAGTGGCCTTCCGAACCGCATCCTCCAATGCCCGGCCACGCCATTCCATTCGGGCAGTTCGCTCTACTCGTCAAACACGACGCCACTGCTGCAATTGGTCGACCTAGTTTGACAATTGATCCGTCAACCTCCGCGTCGGTATTGGTGGAAAGCGGTACGGCACCACTAGATGGAAAGCTGGAGACGAATCGCTCGGCATCATCAGGCAAAGGCTGGCCAGCCCAAACCACGACCGATTGGTGTCCACCCGGAACCTCCACCGTTTGGAAACAGGCGGGTAGCATCCACACTTGCTCGGACAAGCTTCTGCGCTGGAACTTACTTGGTCTCCAAGGCTCACTAATGTCTTCTTACCTGTCAGCCCCGGTGTTTGCAACGACCTTGACCGTCGGTCGCAAGTTAAGCAATGTCTGTTGTAGGCGTGCCGTTTGCTGTCGGGCTGTGACCAAGACATCGCAGCGAAAACCGTCAAACTCTCCCACTTTCCCGAAGATCCACCATCCGGCTATTCTGGGAACGGCCGTGTACTTGGACGAAACTGGCATTGTCGACATGGCCTCATCTCGACAAGCGGAAGGCCAAGATGTCCGCTTTCATTCCACGCGCTGTTGGGTTTGGTGTGCTTCAGGAATGACCGCAGTCGAATGTTTGGACGGCAGTACCGGTTTTCTGTGGCCAGAGGATACAACGGATTGCCAACAAAGGAACAAGGATGGACAACGAACGACTTCACTCGTATGCACTTTGGTCCTGACCGAGCTCCTTGTACAATTACGTGGGCGCACCTCTTCAGACGCACTGGGGACCACAAAGGCGGTCCCTCAGTCACTCCCGGACCTCCTGGCGCTGAAGCAACGAGTCTCACCAAGACACGAACAAACGAAACAGAATTTACTTTCCAGGCATCCGCTCTTGCGGCAGTGGAAACAACGAGGGTCCCGATGCACAACATAA